One Candidatus Atribacteria bacterium genomic region harbors:
- a CDS encoding KH domain-containing protein, translating to MLRELIELIIKGIVDNPDKVEINEIIGEKSSIFEVRVDPSDIGKVIGRQGRNIKSVRTIVNAAAQKEDKRAVIEIID from the coding sequence ATTTTGAGAGAACTTATTGAATTAATTATAAAAGGGATAGTAGATAATCCAGACAAAGTGGAGATAAATGAAATTATTGGTGAAAAATCATCGATATTTGAAGTAAGAGTCGATCCCAGTGATATTGGTAAAGTAATTGGAAGACAAGGTAGAAACATAAAATCAGTAAGGACCATCGTGAATGCTGCAGCGCAAAAGGAGGATAAACGAGCAGTTATCGAAATTATCGATTAA